From the Drechmeria coniospora strain ARSEF 6962 chromosome 02, whole genome shotgun sequence genome, the window TGACTGGCTTCTCGGTCTCTTCTGGATGGCGCCTCCCAGCGCCTGCCTTCGGAAGCTAGGCTCACGGCGTCTCACGGTCACCGCCGCGTCATTCAAGATGCACCAAGATCGTGAAAAAACATGGAGGAATGACTTTTCCCTTCGACGTGGCAATTCATGTCAGCGGGAACAACCTCGGATCCGCGGTGAATGGCAGTGAGAAACGCACTCGTGTGTGTGGGCGAAACTTCCTTTTCTATGCGAGGCAGAAGACCGATTGTCACGATGGAGCACGTGTTTCCTCGTTCCTATGTATCCACGAAGCCAACGACTTGCTACACGTGCACGCCTGCGCTCAGCTCATGGCACCCAAGGCATCGTCTGCCATCCAGTGACTACCTCCCGCACATCGATAACCACCTTGCTGTTTGATCCACTGATATCCCACCGGGCAGACACCGAGTGCTTGCAGCCGCGCCTTGTTGGCCTCCTCTCTCCTtcgcttctcctcctctgcGAGCACCTGGCGCACAATTCTATCCCGagccgccgcgccggccgacgcctgGGCCTTCTTGAGCTTCTCAAACTCCAGCTCAAGTCGTTGTTCCTCGAGTCGATCCAGCTGAAGCTGGTTCCAGATTTCATCACTCACGCCGGCATCACGGACTTCCTCGCATGAGCCCTGAACCTGGCTCTGATCTCCATCGGAAGGATCCGGGCGagtggtgacgatggcgtcaTTCGCTTCGGGGCGAGCCTCAATGTCGGCttgcgccggcgtcgccgccgtggtgCCCGCCAGCTGCGGCGTCCGGCCGAGCGCCGCCTGGGACGGACCGCGCAAGGAAACGGAGGAGACCTTGCTCTTCTCTCGGCTAGTCCTGTCCTTGAGCATCGCGCTCATCTCTCCCAGCAcatgctcctcctcgagcgttGCGATGGTACCCGATAGCTTTACTCGACGAAACATGACTTTGGCCAGCTGCTTAACATCTCTCGCATTGCCCCAGCCTGCCACCTTGGCCAGAGACTCGAATTCTCCTACCATGGCAGCACCAAAGGACTCGGATGGGTATTCCAAGCATGATACGTCAAGAGTCTTTTCACTCTTCAGTCTCATTTCCTCCTTCTTGTTGGCCAGCAGACTGGTGAGGAGTTTGACGCAGTCTTCGGCGCGAAGAGGCTGGAAATTGATTGACTCCGGGAAGCCACTCGACATTCCAGGATTGATGGACAAGAGTCGATTGATCTCTTCGTCATATCCGGCCAGTATGATGATGAGTTTTCCTTGGTACCTTGGCTTTGTGACCGAGTCTACTAACTCGTCGACCGCCTCCTGGGCGAAGCCGCCTCCGGCGAGACGGTAGGCTTCGTCAATGAACAGGACCTGTCCGAGAGCTCTGTCGAGCAATTGCTGTACTTTAGGTCCCGTGTGGCCGTCGAATTTGCCAATCAAATCGGTTGCTGAACATTCCGTCACGTTCGCCGTGGCCAGCAATCCCATGTCGTAGTAAACCTTGCCCATCTtgcgtgccgtcgtcgtcttgccggTTCCCGGAGGTCCACGGAAGAGGAAGCTGAACGGAATCTCATCTCCCGGATCCATTTTCATCTCGTTCAGCAGCATTGCACGCTCCTGGAGCTCCTCGAGGAACGCGATGATCTCCTCACGCCCTACTTCGCCCTCGAAGAGCTTGGCGACATTCGTATAGGTGCGCTCTGCTCGATCGAAATACTTGTCAAAGTCCACGGCTTCCAGCAGGTTCTTGGTCCCTTTTTTTTTCGAAGCGCGTTCTTGGAAGCTTATTTTCGCCCTGGACAGCAAGTTGTCTACGGCGCCACCGTTGCCAAAGTTGGGCCTGTTCCGTTCTCGACGGAGGACTCCCAAGGCGACTTGTTTGGCCTTACTAGCGGCAGCAAATCCCGAGTTCTTGAGCTTGAGGTCCAGTATAAGTTGCAGCTGTTTGTCGTCAAAGTCCTCAAAGACAAAGGGCGAGTCGACTGAAAATCGTCGACTCAGTCCTGGATTCACGTTGCGGAACATTGTGTCCATTTGCTCCTCATACCCGAGCATGATGACGCATCGATCTTCGCCAGGCACGTTTTGGACTTCGGCGACAAGTGTGTCGATTATTGCCGATTTATATAGGTTGGAAGTTGAGCCATCACTACCTCCATCATACAAACTGTACGCCTCGTCGATGACAAGAACCTTTCCGACAGTGCTGGACAGAATCCCCTTCGTCAGGGTTTCCGACTGTCCCAGAACGGAGCCTACAAAATCCGAAGGGTTCTTGACCACCACGTCTCCGTTGGACAAAAACCCCAGTTCGGCAAGAATCTGTCCGTACAGCTTCGCAACTGTCGTCTTGCCCGTTCCTGGTGGTCTGATGAAGACACGGTTCAGTGCGAAGTCGATCAACGGCTCCTCAGCCAGCTCGCGCTGGTAGTTTGTACTCAGAGACTCGACAAGAGTCCGCAACTCTTCCTTGACCTTTTCGAGACCAATCATAGCATTCAGGCGTTTCCAAGCTTCGGAGCGTCGAGCCGCTGCTGACGGCTCGGGTCCAATGATGTCTTCTTTGCCGAACCGGTATTCATCTTGGGCCTCGCCATTCAACTGAGCAGCCCGCAATCGTTTCGACTGACGTTTCTCAATCATGGCAAGGACGTTCTCCATCGCTCGGGCGTTTCCAAATCCTTTTTTACCACGCCcacggccaagacgacgcGAAGCAATTCTCATGTACAGGCCGTCTAGGCCGTCTTCAGCTGTCATCCGACcagagtacttgcgtactaTTCGGTCATGGAGAATGCGAAGCAGTTCGGTGTCGTCATAATCGTCAAATTTCATCAGCAACGGAAGCCGACTGGGTAATCCGGGGTTGTGCGCCAAAAAGGCTTCCATTTCCTTTTCGTAACCTGCAAAGACAAATACAACTTTCCCGCGGAGGTTCTCTATCTCACCAAGGAGGAAATCAATGACGGCGGTGCCTCCTGGGCTGTTTCCGGACGAGAGTTGATACGCTTCGTCAACGAAGAGAACCCCACCTCCATCAGCCTTGAGCTTCTCAAGTAGTGATTGGCAATCGCGCacgccgccgttggccaATTTGGCACCAGTCGTTTCTTCAAACACGTCGCCAGGGATTGCTCCAATAGTCATGAGGAACCGTGCCCATATGCGAGCCACAGTTGTCTTGCCTGTACCGGGGTTTCCCAGCATGCAGCAGCCAAGCCTCTCGTCCTTCAAAGGCACGTTCTGCCGAACTTTGATGTCGACATTGAACTTGGTAGAGAGGAACTCTTCCTTGATTGACTCTAGGCCAATAAGGCCCATGAGCTCGTCTAACGCAGCATTTTTGTCTCCGTTGGTACTTTTGTGCGTCTCCCATTCCTCTCTAGCCGCACTGGCGAACCCGTCGGTTTGTCCCTCCTCGTTTGCCGGAGATCCAAGTTGGGCGGAAGGCGGTGTGCAACCCTTTACCTGGCTTCTCGTGTGTTTCTTTTTCGATTCATTTACATTCCAAGGGGCACAGGACCTCTGCTCAAGACTCTCAAGTTGTCTTTTCTTTTGATTGAGCTTCTCGAGCTGCTCTTGACGCTCAGTGTCGAGCCTGATGGTTCTTCTGTGGTGGTCAATTTCATTATCCAGCTCCTGGAGCTCAAGGGCGTATGAGTCCTGCTGCTTCTGTCTCTTTTGTTCCAGCTCAAAGTCTCGCAATACTCTTCGACGAACATTCTCATCTTCCTTGAGGCAACGTTTGCATTCGCGTTCAGTCAAGCTGCAGGTTACAGTTACCTTGTGACCTCTTTCGCAAGTCTCCTCGACCAGTTCGTGGCAGATGACCTGAGAGTGATTCTCAAGTCGGTGACATGAACGACCACACTTGTGCTTCCCACAAGGAAGCAAAACTCCGCTAGTCACCGTTAGCGATGGAATGCTCGTGAAGGATAAGCTACTTACCAAGGCGATAGACAGCCTCCGTTGGGGCAGTCACGGTCGAAATCTTGCGGAGACTTGAGCAACGATTGTCTTTCTGGGTGCCTCTCGCAGCAAACGGGCAATCCATCGAAGATGCAGTTTCTCTTCTTCATCGCCTGGAACAACTCTTTCCAGAGCTCCCTCCCCTTTTACTGTTCATCAGGGTTTGCATGTTTCCAAAGAGAATGATGCCATTTCGGGCCCTTGACATGAGAACGACAAGTCGCTCGCGGGAATGAAGGAACCCAATGTCTCCGTTGGGATTGCTTCTCGTGAGCGACACGATGACAATGTCTCTTTCCTCTCCCTGGTAGTTGTCTGGTCATGTCAGTGCGGTCCGCGTCCGCTCGTAAGGCCTTTTTGACTTACCGATGGTCGAGATTCGGAGCGGAGCTTTGTCTACTGATCCTGCTGCAGATGTCATCAGACCGGCTCGGACAAGCTCGAAGGAGTCAAGGTCATTGAGAACTGCATCGTGTTCATGGCTTAGCGTGCTTTTCAAAAGCAAGAGCTGGCCCAGGTAAGGAGTGATGACGACAATATCCTTGGACTTGTATCCCTGCTGACCCAGGTACTTGACAGTTTTGAGGACCATCTCGGCCTCATATGTATTTCTCTTACTCATCCCGGAGCGTGGTCCTTCATCGGCATTCGGGCCCTCCGACATGTCCTCGGGCTTTTCGTGATGCGCAAAAATCACTCTGCTCTGCAAACCTCGCACTTTATCCCTTTTCAAAGTCTCCGGGCTGTTTTCAAGATGCGGATACGCGAGCAGCCGCGTGAAGTGTGAAATATCCGGATGACTTCGATGTTGCTCGGTGAGGCTGGTGAATTTATGACAATGCTTGATCAATCGCTCGAAAAGAGACACGTTCAGGTCGAATCCCTCACCCATTTCTACCGTCAATCTGTAGCTTCCGACCTTGGGACGCAATTGCTTGTGGTCGCCGATGAGAATGAGCTGTTTGACCGACGGACCAAGAGCCGAAACGACATGGGCCTCCAAGATCTCTCCGGCCTCTTCGACCAATACAACATCTGGCTTCACCTTTCGGAGAATGGCATGGTTCATGGCTGCTCCGGTAGTTGTGCATCCAATCACTCGCTTTCCAAGAAGTATACTCTGGCTTCTGCTGTTGTACGCCTCATTTAGCTCGGTTTGATGTCGAGCATGCGATTCAGCAAGCTCCATGTGTCCGGCGATGTGATCTTCCGCAATCTTTCTAGTCCATCTCGCATGAAGCTTGCGTCTGGACTCGGCTGGAAGCTCCCATACAAACATACAATGATCGTCAACATGTGCTGCCAAGGAGCCCAGGCCGTGGAGGGTCTCGCCTCCCATCCACCGGTTGTACAAGTCCCGGGGACCGAGAACTTTACCAGCCTTTCCGACAACGATGAAATCTTCGTCTTCATTTGAGAGCTGAAATGCGTCCCAGAATGATGTATCAGGATGGTCAAG encodes:
- a CDS encoding CbxX/CfqX, with the translated sequence MTSIRVGGAQLNSLINGLENSLAQIQGPPGTGKSFLGALILSFIIGLTNHKVLVISYTNHALDQFLEDLLDIGLSENDMVRLGSKATERTKPLGLNNCTSSGDSYFDSSTRWLIGRLNRQKAEAATLLHDSLGGLSDSHINTRDILDYLELDHPDTSFWDAFQLSNEDEDFIVVGKAGKVLGPRDLYNRWMGGETLHGLGSLAAHVDDHCMFVWELPAESRRKLHARWTRKIAEDHIAGHMELAESHARHQTELNEAYNSRSQSILLGKRVIGCTTTGAAMNHAILRKVKPDVVLVEEAGEILEAHVVSALGPSVKQLILIGDHKQLRPKVGSYRLTVEMGEGFDLNVSLFERLIKHCHKFTSLTEQHRSHPDISHFTRLLAYPHLENSPETLKRDKVRGLQSRVIFAHHEKPEDMSEGPNADEGPRSGMSKRNTYEAEMVLKTVKYLGQQGYKSKDIVVITPYLGQLLLLKSTLSHEHDAVLNDLDSFELVICHELVEETCERGHKVTVTCSLTERECKRCLKEDENVRRRVLRDFELEQKRQKQQDSYALELQELDNEIDHHRRTIRLDTERQEQLEKLNQKKRQLESLEQRSCAPWNVNESKKKHTRSQVKGCTPPSAQLGSPANEEGQTDGFASAAREEWETHKSTNGDKNAALDELMGLIGLESIKEEFLSTKFNVDIKVRQNVPLKDERLGCCMLGNPGTGKTTVARIWARFLMTIGAIPGDVFEETTGAKLANGGVRDCQSLLEKLKADGGGVLFVDEAYQLSSGNSPGGTAVIDFLLGEIENLRGKVVFVFAGYEKEMEAFLAHNPGLPSRLPLLMKFDDYDDTELLRILHDRIVRKYSGRMTAEDGLDGLYMRIASRRLGRGRGKKGFGNARAMENVLAMIEKRQSKRLRAAQLNGEAQDEYRFGKEDIIGPEPSAAARRSEAWKRLNAMIGLEKVKEELRTLVESLSTNYQRELAEEPLIDFALNRVFIRPPGTGKTTVAKLYGQILAELGFLSNGDVVVKNPSDFVGSVLGQSETLTKGILSSTVGKVLVIDEAYSLYDGGSDGSTSNLYKSAIIDTLVAEVQNVPGEDRCVIMLGYEEQMDTMFRNVNPGLSRRFSVDSPFVFEDFDDKQLQLILDLKLKNSGFAAASKAKQVALGVLRRERNRPNFGNGGAVDNLLSRAKISFQERASKKKGTKNLLEAVDFDKYFDRAERTYTNVAKLFEGEVGREEIIAFLEELQERAMLLNEMKMDPGDEIPFSFLFRGPPGTGKTTTARKMGKVYYDMGLLATANVTECSATDLIGKFDGHTGPKVQQLLDRALGQVLFIDEAYRLAGGGFAQEAVDELVDSVTKPRYQGKLIIILAGYDEEINRLLSINPGMSSGFPESINFQPLRAEDCVKLLTSLLANKKEEMRLKSEKTLDVSCLEYPSESFGAAMVGEFESLAKVAGWGNARDVKQLAKVMFRRVKLSGTIATLEEEHVLGEMSAMLKDRTSREKSKVSSVSLRGPSQAALGRTPQLAGTTAATPAQADIEARPEANDAIVTTRPDPSDGDQSQVQGSCEEVRDAGVSDEIWNQLQLDRLEEQRLELEFEKLKKAQASAGAAARDRIVRQVLAEEEKRRREEANKARLQALGVCPVGYQWIKQQGGYRCAGGSHWMADDALGAMS